A genomic region of Pseudomonas abietaniphila contains the following coding sequences:
- a CDS encoding sensor histidine kinase: MNDQETGLDFSMVIASTVHDMKNSLASLIQAHGQWVKDLPEAQRGTPEQGVIDYEFAHLNGMLVQLLGLYKLGVNQLPLRPDYHELDDFIEAQLAFHQEVLDSRGIVARYHVDDFGLPGFFDRELIGSVVSNVVINAIRFARQEVLISAGQVGEQLVIRINDDGPGFPEHMIEHQTDYVLGINQSSGSTGLGLYFAANIAKQHQRQGVTGHIEIANGGELGGGLFSIYLP; encoded by the coding sequence ATGAACGATCAGGAAACGGGGCTCGATTTCTCCATGGTGATTGCCTCCACCGTGCATGACATGAAGAACTCGCTGGCGTCGTTGATTCAGGCACACGGGCAATGGGTCAAGGACCTGCCCGAGGCGCAGCGCGGCACGCCGGAGCAGGGCGTGATTGATTACGAATTCGCGCACCTGAACGGCATGCTGGTGCAGCTGTTGGGTCTGTACAAACTGGGCGTGAACCAGCTGCCGTTACGCCCGGATTATCACGAGCTGGACGACTTCATCGAGGCGCAACTGGCGTTTCATCAAGAGGTGCTCGACAGCCGTGGCATCGTCGCGCGTTACCACGTGGACGACTTTGGCTTGCCGGGTTTCTTCGACCGCGAGCTGATCGGCTCGGTGGTGTCGAACGTGGTCATCAACGCCATCCGCTTTGCTCGCCAGGAAGTGCTGATCAGCGCGGGTCAGGTCGGCGAGCAACTGGTCATCCGCATCAACGACGACGGTCCGGGTTTCCCCGAGCACATGATCGAACACCAGACCGACTACGTGCTGGGCATCAACCAGAGCAGCGGCAGCACCGGCCTTGGTCTGTACTTCGCGGCGAACATCGCCAAACAGCATCAGCGTCAGGGCGTGACCGGACACATCGAGATCGCCAACGGCGGCGAGCTGGGCGGCGGGTTGTTCAGTATTTATTTGCCGTAG
- a CDS encoding glycosyltransferase family 2 protein — MHALDSLQLWQLNLGTLAMVVLFACLTHRDQWGARAVFGIMTGLLLINYVIWRVRETLPDIHSGFAALWSYTFLFFEMLAITYTLVSIVVMLVRSDHSQTADAGEERLRAAGPHVPAVDVFICTYNEGLDVLEKTIIAAKAMDYPNFNVWVLDDTRRDWLRDYCAQMGVYYARRPDNSHAKAGNLNNGLRQSEASTNAPYILVLDADFAPQQPILMRTLGLFEDPKVALVQTPQFYYNPDPIQHNLGSSTCWVDEQRVFFDVFQPAKDGWDAAFCVGTSFVVRRDRINEIGGFPTGSVCEDIYTTYRLLQRGYVTRWLNERLSIGLSAEGLTEYINQRGRWCLGTIQVALLPDGPLRGRGYTLNDRLHYIHGMLHWFSKPFILMMLISPLLYWYFGIAGFYAKPMDFLAFGMPALIAFWGYGTWVTDRRTLPIFTEVTQIVASLAVTATIISALIRPFGRPFKVTAKGLDRSKAMVHWKLFGFFFFLTLFAQVGAFTAIATADTFDGNVQFNLCWTVVALIYNVATLVACVDRPRLHGEERFPFLKPAGLHLTGRMFAGRLTDISLTGASFACRHAELIKPGLRGEVWVNKVGRVPVEVKRQTGDGRLGLQFIDMDDALRQRLIGRLFSDANTNVAGKAMPGIAFSSLLRRSLIGEKRPPQPLHTRAARHPRAVRGRRPLPRFKTVNLRLPEGPMPRLSAPRTDVVAWLFMQIRAWFGMRL; from the coding sequence ATGCACGCTCTCGACTCGCTGCAACTGTGGCAGCTCAACCTTGGCACGCTGGCCATGGTCGTGTTGTTCGCCTGCCTGACCCATCGCGATCAGTGGGGCGCGCGTGCCGTGTTCGGGATCATGACCGGGCTGCTGTTGATCAACTACGTGATCTGGCGAGTGCGGGAAACGCTGCCTGACATCCATTCGGGCTTCGCCGCGCTGTGGTCGTACACGTTCCTGTTTTTCGAGATGCTGGCAATCACCTACACGCTGGTGTCGATCGTGGTCATGCTGGTGCGCAGCGACCACTCGCAGACCGCCGATGCGGGCGAGGAACGCCTGCGCGCCGCCGGCCCTCATGTGCCTGCCGTCGATGTGTTCATCTGCACGTACAACGAAGGCCTGGACGTGCTGGAGAAGACCATCATTGCCGCCAAGGCCATGGACTACCCCAACTTCAATGTCTGGGTACTGGACGACACCCGTCGCGACTGGCTGCGCGATTACTGCGCGCAAATGGGCGTTTACTACGCCCGCCGTCCCGACAACAGCCACGCCAAGGCCGGTAACCTGAACAACGGTTTGCGCCAGTCCGAAGCCTCGACCAACGCACCCTACATCTTGGTGCTGGACGCCGACTTTGCGCCGCAACAACCGATCCTGATGCGCACCCTCGGCTTGTTCGAAGACCCGAAAGTCGCGCTGGTGCAGACCCCGCAGTTCTATTACAACCCGGATCCGATTCAGCACAACCTCGGCTCATCCACTTGCTGGGTCGACGAGCAGCGGGTATTTTTCGACGTGTTTCAGCCGGCCAAGGACGGCTGGGACGCTGCGTTCTGTGTCGGCACCTCGTTCGTGGTGCGCCGCGACCGGATCAACGAGATCGGTGGCTTTCCCACAGGCTCCGTGTGCGAAGACATCTACACCACCTACCGTTTGCTGCAACGCGGCTACGTCACCCGCTGGCTCAACGAGCGGCTGTCGATCGGCCTGTCCGCCGAAGGCCTGACCGAGTACATCAATCAACGCGGCCGCTGGTGCCTGGGCACGATTCAGGTCGCGCTGCTCCCGGACGGTCCGCTGCGCGGGCGCGGCTACACGCTCAACGACCGGTTGCATTACATCCACGGGATGCTGCACTGGTTTTCCAAGCCGTTCATTCTGATGATGCTGATCTCGCCGCTGCTCTACTGGTATTTCGGCATCGCCGGGTTCTACGCCAAGCCGATGGATTTTCTGGCGTTCGGCATGCCGGCGCTCATTGCCTTCTGGGGTTACGGCACGTGGGTGACGGACCGCAGGACGCTGCCGATCTTCACCGAGGTCACGCAGATCGTCGCCTCGCTGGCGGTCACGGCCACGATCATCAGCGCGTTGATTCGTCCGTTTGGCCGGCCGTTCAAGGTCACGGCCAAAGGGCTGGATCGGTCGAAGGCCATGGTGCACTGGAAGCTGTTCGGGTTCTTTTTCTTCCTCACGCTGTTTGCGCAAGTCGGTGCGTTCACGGCGATTGCCACCGCAGACACCTTCGACGGCAACGTGCAATTCAACCTGTGCTGGACGGTGGTCGCGTTGATCTACAACGTCGCCACGCTGGTGGCCTGCGTCGACCGCCCGCGCCTGCACGGCGAAGAGCGCTTCCCCTTCCTGAAACCGGCCGGGCTGCATTTGACCGGACGCATGTTCGCCGGGCGCCTGACGGACATCTCGCTCACCGGCGCATCGTTTGCCTGCCGGCACGCCGAGTTGATCAAGCCGGGGTTGCGGGGCGAGGTCTGGGTCAACAAGGTCGGCCGCGTGCCCGTGGAGGTGAAGCGCCAGACCGGCGACGGCCGCCTGGGTCTGCAGTTCATCGACATGGACGACGCATTGCGCCAGCGGCTGATCGGGCGATTGTTCAGCGATGCCAACACCAACGTCGCCGGCAAGGCCATGCCCGGCATCGCGTTCAGCAGCCTGCTGCGCCGCTCGCTGATCGGTGAAAAACGTCCCCCTCAGCCGCTTCACACCCGCGCGGCGCGCCACCCACGCGCCGTACGTGGTCGTCGACCGTTGCCGCGTTTCAAGACCGTCAACCTGCGCCTGCCCGAAGGCCCGATGCCAAGACTGTCGGCCCCGCGCACGGACGTGGTGGCGTGGCTGTTCATGCAAATACGCGCGTGGTTCGGGATGCGGTTGTGA
- a CDS encoding response regulator: MLAWNQKSFLIVDDFSDFRSSVRSMLRELGVKEVDTADTGEQALKMCSQKRYDFILHDFNLGDGKKNGQQVLEDLMTDKLISHESVFVMVTAENSQAMVMSALEWEPDAYLTKPFNRASLAQRLEKIVQRKNLLKPILQALDRGKPAEVLAACVNLTKQDPRFAPLCLRYKADALRDLNQHEPLEAFLKSILADRPQPWAYAALGKLLFKRGRNAEAQAVYEDAIRAFNAMPVLFDGLADVLIASGDKKRAQKMLEEAVRLSPYAVRRQRLLGQLALENQDFDGASKAYRQAVAQGQFSRFKDPETNLGLAQALISRGGERGLDARTRVEINTTLSEVAKEHTNDAGLQVRARLMKATSVASSDPEMAAKLTEQAMARLEGMEQFLSADAALAVAAQLKQLGQESAGAGILKSCAEIYGDDPVVMQGIARQTDDPEILSAGKAAIDLNLQGIRSYRAGKLGEAQDLFRQALALQPKNISIALNMAQSLLHVGVQNLDTASLLDCQNSLKMVGKMPDTDPRYDRYQKLRLRAFGE; this comes from the coding sequence ATGCTGGCGTGGAACCAAAAAAGCTTTCTGATCGTCGATGATTTCTCCGATTTCCGCAGTTCGGTCAGGTCGATGCTGCGCGAGTTGGGCGTCAAGGAAGTAGACACCGCCGATACCGGCGAACAGGCGCTGAAGATGTGCTCGCAGAAGCGCTACGACTTCATCCTGCACGATTTCAACCTGGGCGATGGCAAGAAGAATGGTCAGCAGGTGCTCGAAGACCTGATGACCGACAAGTTGATCAGCCATGAAAGCGTCTTTGTGATGGTCACCGCCGAGAACAGTCAGGCGATGGTCATGAGCGCGCTGGAGTGGGAGCCCGATGCTTACCTGACCAAGCCGTTCAATCGGGCGAGTCTGGCGCAGCGTCTGGAAAAGATCGTCCAGCGTAAAAACCTGCTCAAGCCGATTCTTCAGGCACTGGATCGCGGCAAGCCTGCCGAAGTGCTGGCGGCGTGCGTGAACCTGACCAAACAGGACCCCCGTTTTGCGCCGTTGTGCCTGCGTTACAAAGCCGACGCCTTGCGTGATCTGAACCAGCACGAGCCGCTGGAAGCCTTTCTCAAATCGATTCTGGCCGACCGTCCTCAACCTTGGGCCTACGCGGCATTGGGCAAACTGCTGTTCAAGCGCGGACGCAATGCCGAGGCGCAAGCGGTCTACGAAGACGCGATCCGTGCGTTCAATGCGATGCCGGTGTTGTTTGATGGCCTGGCCGATGTGCTGATCGCCAGCGGCGACAAAAAGCGTGCGCAGAAGATGCTCGAAGAGGCCGTCCGGCTGTCTCCGTACGCGGTACGGCGTCAACGTCTGCTTGGCCAACTGGCGCTGGAAAACCAAGACTTCGATGGCGCTTCCAAGGCGTATCGTCAGGCGGTGGCGCAAGGTCAGTTTTCGCGATTCAAGGACCCGGAAACCAACCTCGGCTTGGCGCAGGCGTTGATCAGTCGCGGCGGTGAGCGGGGTCTGGATGCGCGCACCCGTGTTGAAATCAACACGACGTTAAGTGAAGTCGCCAAAGAGCACACCAACGATGCCGGCTTGCAAGTGCGAGCACGTTTGATGAAAGCCACCAGCGTGGCGAGTTCCGATCCGGAAATGGCCGCCAAGCTGACCGAACAGGCCATGGCCCGCTTGGAAGGCATGGAACAGTTTCTGAGTGCCGACGCAGCGCTGGCCGTGGCGGCGCAGCTTAAACAACTGGGTCAGGAGTCCGCCGGCGCCGGCATTCTGAAAAGCTGCGCGGAAATCTACGGTGACGATCCGGTGGTCATGCAAGGCATCGCCAGGCAGACCGACGATCCGGAAATCCTCAGCGCGGGCAAGGCGGCCATCGATCTGAACCTGCAGGGCATTCGCAGCTACCGCGCGGGCAAGCTCGGTGAGGCGCAGGACCTGTTCCGTCAGGCGCTGGCGCTGCAACCGAAGAACATCAGTATTGCCTTGAACATGGCCCAGTCGCTGCTGCACGTCGGTGTGCAGAACCTCGATACGGCCAGCCTGCTGGATTGCCAGAACAGTCTGAAAATGGTGGGCAAGATGCCCGACACCGATCCACGTTACGACCGTTATCAGAAACTGCGACTCAGGGCGTTTGGCGAATGA
- a CDS encoding tautomerase family protein, giving the protein MPFISVRITRDGVTKEQKAQVIAEITQTMQTVLNKDPHLTHIVIEEVDTDNWGYAGISTTEYRKNLAESAS; this is encoded by the coding sequence ATGCCTTTCATCAGCGTTCGCATCACCCGCGATGGCGTGACCAAGGAGCAGAAAGCTCAGGTCATCGCCGAAATCACTCAGACCATGCAGACCGTCCTGAACAAGGACCCTCACCTCACCCACATCGTCATCGAAGAAGTGGACACCGATAACTGGGGATACGCCGGTATTTCCACCACGGAGTATCGCAAGAACCTGGCGGAGTCGGCCTCGTGA
- a CDS encoding methyl-accepting chemotaxis protein, producing the protein MQGNLKGTVQQIANASDQLASAAEELTAVTDDSTRGLQRQNDEIQQAATAVNQMTAAVEEVARNAASASQVSAQTADDALKGQHQVQQAVTAMNTMTVEINDSTQRVEALAGQIRDITKVLDVIRGIAEQTNLLALNAAIEAARAGEQGRGFAVVADEVRALAHRTQVSTGEIESMITQVRNGADEAVQAMGKSQSIAVNTQTLATEAGLALERISEGVSQINERNLVIASAAEEQAQVAREVDRNLVNIQDLSAQTAAGANQTNASSQELSRLAVSFNAMVGKFTL; encoded by the coding sequence ATGCAAGGCAACCTCAAAGGCACCGTGCAGCAGATTGCCAACGCGTCGGATCAGCTGGCGTCGGCCGCCGAAGAGCTGACGGCGGTCACCGATGACAGCACCCGTGGATTGCAGCGTCAGAACGATGAGATTCAACAGGCCGCCACCGCAGTGAACCAGATGACCGCTGCGGTGGAAGAAGTCGCTCGCAACGCGGCCAGTGCCTCGCAAGTCTCGGCCCAGACCGCCGACGATGCGCTGAAAGGCCAGCATCAGGTGCAGCAAGCGGTCACCGCCATGAACACCATGACGGTGGAAATCAACGACTCGACGCAACGGGTCGAAGCCCTCGCGGGCCAGATTCGCGACATCACCAAGGTGCTGGATGTAATTCGCGGCATCGCCGAACAGACCAACCTGCTGGCCCTCAACGCCGCCATCGAAGCTGCGCGCGCCGGTGAACAAGGCCGCGGTTTTGCGGTGGTCGCCGACGAAGTCCGCGCCCTCGCCCACCGCACCCAGGTGTCGACCGGCGAGATCGAATCGATGATCACCCAGGTGCGTAACGGCGCGGATGAAGCCGTACAGGCCATGGGCAAGAGCCAGTCCATCGCAGTCAACACCCAGACGCTGGCCACCGAAGCCGGTCTGGCACTGGAGCGCATCAGCGAAGGCGTCAGCCAGATCAACGAACGCAACCTGGTCATCGCCAGTGCCGCCGAGGAGCAGGCCCAAGTGGCCCGCGAAGTCGACCGCAACCTGGTGAACATCCAGGACCTGTCGGCCCAGACCGCCGCCGGCGCCAACCAGACCAACGCTTCCAGCCAGGAACTGTCGCGCCTGGCCGTGTCGTTCAACGCCATGGTCGGCAAATTCACCCTTTGA
- a CDS encoding efflux transporter outer membrane subunit gives MNSSLPFTCLTLLLLGGCSLEPTYQRPDAPIDQQWPANTKGAVADPKLAFQEDWHTFITDPRLRQVIDLALENNRGLRQYAASVEESRAESDGAHASLFPSIGINTYAGRSKIPPLVRTQGGGVSSGSLDNTFQATAGFTSYELDLFGRLRSQRNAADARFEASEADYQTARLGLIGEVASTWLTLKANQTLLNLAQSTYQSQQHYGDLLRSSYNAGSTARIDVHQGDAMTNTAAVQVNTYRMKVAQNLNALRVLVGQPVPDQLLPVGDLGKTLATADVPSGLPSSLIQRRPDIMSAEALLRASNADIGAARSAYFPTLSLTGALGSLSGDFSKLLTGPAQFWQLAAAGSMTLIDGGQRRAVVDASHARYDANTAAYEGTVQNAFREAADALNARQEMLAQVAAQQRLVGDYQEAWRQSRLRFEAGLDSYFSTMDAQRSLFAAQQEYLNLELAREVNQIDLYKALGGGWTPPKLNVADAK, from the coding sequence ATGAACAGTTCTCTACCCTTCACCTGCCTCACCCTGCTCCTGCTCGGCGGCTGCTCGCTGGAGCCGACCTATCAGCGCCCCGACGCGCCAATCGATCAGCAATGGCCCGCCAACACAAAAGGTGCGGTGGCCGATCCGAAGCTGGCCTTTCAGGAAGACTGGCACACGTTCATCACCGACCCGCGCCTGCGACAGGTGATCGACCTGGCGCTGGAGAACAACCGTGGACTGCGCCAGTACGCGGCCTCGGTGGAAGAGTCCCGCGCCGAATCCGACGGCGCGCATGCCTCGCTGTTTCCGTCCATCGGCATCAACACCTACGCCGGGCGCAGCAAGATCCCGCCCCTGGTGCGCACTCAGGGCGGCGGTGTCAGTTCGGGCAGCCTGGACAATACGTTTCAGGCCACGGCGGGTTTCACGTCCTATGAGCTCGACCTCTTCGGTCGCCTGCGCAGTCAGCGCAACGCGGCCGATGCGCGCTTCGAGGCCAGCGAGGCCGATTATCAGACCGCGCGCCTGGGTTTGATCGGTGAAGTCGCCAGCACCTGGCTGACCCTGAAGGCCAATCAGACGCTGCTCAACCTCGCTCAAAGCACCTACCAGTCCCAGCAGCATTACGGCGATTTGCTGCGCAGCAGTTACAACGCCGGTTCGACGGCACGCATCGACGTGCATCAGGGCGATGCCATGACCAACACCGCCGCCGTGCAGGTCAATACCTACCGCATGAAGGTGGCACAGAACCTCAACGCCCTGCGTGTGCTGGTCGGTCAACCAGTGCCCGATCAATTGTTGCCGGTCGGCGATCTGGGCAAAACACTGGCGACGGCCGATGTCCCGTCCGGCTTGCCCTCCAGCCTGATCCAGCGACGTCCCGACATCATGTCTGCCGAAGCCTTGCTGCGCGCCTCCAACGCCGACATCGGCGCCGCGCGCAGTGCCTACTTCCCGACCCTGTCGTTGACCGGCGCGCTGGGCAGTTTAAGCGGGGACTTCTCGAAACTCCTCACCGGCCCGGCCCAGTTCTGGCAGTTGGCGGCGGCCGGCTCAATGACCCTGATCGACGGCGGTCAAAGGCGTGCCGTGGTAGACGCCAGTCATGCCCGCTATGACGCCAATACTGCAGCCTACGAAGGCACCGTGCAGAACGCTTTTCGCGAAGCCGCCGACGCACTGAACGCCCGTCAGGAAATGCTCGCGCAGGTCGCGGCGCAACAAAGGTTGGTCGGGGATTATCAGGAAGCCTGGCGACAGTCGCGCTTGCGTTTCGAGGCCGGGCTGGACAGCTACTTCTCGACCATGGACGCGCAACGCTCCCTGTTTGCCGCCCAGCAGGAATACCTGAATCTGGAGCTGGCGCGGGAGGTCAATCAGATCGACCTGTACAAGGCACTGGGCGGCGGATGGACGCCACCGAAGCTGAATGTCGCGGATGCGAAATAA
- the mqo gene encoding malate dehydrogenase (quinone): MFKKTSKALLGLAISATFLQAHAAESKKVDVLLIGGGIMSSTLGVWLNELEPGWSMEMVERLDAVAEESSNGWNNAGTGHSGLAELNYTPEDKDGKVNISKAIEINEAFQVTRQFLSWQVRQSVLKNPPSFINTTPHMSFVWGDDNIKFLKKRYDALQASPLFRPMQYSEDPAQIAKWVPLMMEGRDPSQKLATTWTPIGTDVNWGEVTRQYVSYLQTRPNFDLKLSSEVNDITRNEDGSWHVEYKNLKDGTTSGTDAKFLFIGAGGGALKLLQKSGIPEARDYAGFPVGGSFLVTENPTVAMQHMAKAYGIASTGAPPMSVPHLDTRVLDGKRVILFGPFATFSTKFLKEGSYLDLFSSMTTHNFWPMTKVGIEQYPLVEYLAGQLMLSDDDRFKALQEYFPHAKKEDWRLWQAGQRVQIIKRDADKGGVLKLGTEVVSSQDGTIAALLGASPGASTAAPIMLNVLEKIFKTQVATPEWQAKIRQIVPSYGTKLNDSPAAVQQEWNYTAEVLQLGKPPVIDQTVGTSTATTSKPAESKPANDMAL; the protein is encoded by the coding sequence ATGTTCAAGAAAACGAGCAAGGCTCTGCTGGGCCTGGCGATTTCGGCGACCTTCCTGCAAGCCCATGCTGCTGAAAGCAAGAAAGTCGACGTCCTGCTGATCGGTGGCGGCATCATGAGTTCGACCCTGGGTGTCTGGCTCAACGAGCTGGAGCCGGGCTGGTCGATGGAAATGGTCGAGCGTCTGGACGCCGTCGCCGAAGAAAGCTCCAACGGCTGGAACAACGCCGGTACCGGCCACTCGGGCTTGGCCGAGCTGAACTACACGCCAGAAGACAAAGACGGCAAGGTCAATATCTCCAAGGCCATCGAGATCAACGAAGCCTTCCAGGTGACCCGTCAGTTCCTTTCCTGGCAGGTCCGCCAGAGCGTCCTGAAGAACCCGCCTTCGTTCATCAACACCACACCGCATATGAGCTTCGTGTGGGGCGATGACAACATCAAATTCCTGAAGAAGCGTTACGACGCGCTGCAAGCCAGCCCGCTGTTCCGTCCGATGCAGTATTCCGAAGACCCGGCGCAGATCGCCAAGTGGGTCCCGCTGATGATGGAAGGCCGCGATCCTTCCCAGAAGCTGGCGACCACCTGGACGCCGATCGGCACCGACGTCAACTGGGGCGAAGTCACCCGTCAATACGTGTCCTACCTGCAGACCCGCCCAAACTTCGACTTAAAGCTGTCCAGCGAAGTCAACGACATCACGCGTAACGAAGACGGCTCGTGGCACGTCGAGTACAAGAACCTGAAAGACGGCACCACCTCGGGTACCGACGCCAAGTTCCTGTTCATCGGCGCAGGCGGCGGCGCACTGAAGTTGCTGCAGAAGTCCGGCATTCCGGAGGCTCGCGACTACGCCGGCTTCCCGGTGGGCGGTTCGTTCCTGGTGACCGAGAACCCGACCGTTGCCATGCAACACATGGCCAAGGCCTACGGCATCGCCTCCACCGGCGCGCCACCGATGTCGGTTCCGCACCTGGATACGCGCGTGCTCGACGGCAAGCGCGTGATCCTGTTTGGCCCGTTCGCCACCTTCTCCACCAAGTTCCTGAAAGAAGGTTCCTACCTGGACCTGTTCAGCAGCATGACCACGCACAACTTCTGGCCAATGACCAAGGTCGGCATTGAGCAGTACCCGCTGGTCGAGTACCTCGCCGGTCAACTGATGCTGTCCGACGACGACCGCTTCAAGGCGCTGCAGGAATACTTCCCGCACGCCAAGAAAGAAGACTGGCGCCTGTGGCAAGCCGGTCAGCGCGTCCAGATCATCAAGCGTGACGCGGACAAAGGCGGCGTGCTCAAGCTGGGCACCGAGGTCGTGTCCTCTCAGGACGGCACCATCGCAGCACTGCTGGGCGCATCGCCAGGCGCTTCGACCGCCGCGCCGATCATGCTGAACGTGCTGGAAAAGATCTTCAAAACCCAGGTGGCAACACCTGAGTGGCAAGCGAAGATCCGTCAGATCGTGCCGAGCTATGGCACCAAGCTGAACGACTCGCCGGCCGCTGTTCAGCAGGAGTGGAACTACACCGCTGAAGTCCTGCAACTGGGCAAACCTCCGGTCATCGACCAGACCGTTGGCACCAGCACCGCAACGACGTCCAAGCCGGCTGAAAGCAAGCCAGCAAACGACATGGCACTGTAA
- a CDS encoding SDR family NAD(P)-dependent oxidoreductase — translation MSQSKKVVVVTGASQGLGAGIVAGFRKLGYQVVATSRSIKPSTDPDILTVAGDIADPATAEKIIREGVARFGRIDTLVNNAGIFLAKPFTAFTHEDYVNNVATNMGSFFHMSQHAIAQMEKQGGGGHVVSITTSLVDHAIDGVPSVLASLTKGGMNAATKSLAIEYAKRGIRVNAVSPGIIKTPMHGEETHAALGSLHPMGHMGEVQDIVGAVLYLDSAAFVTGEILHVDGGQSAGH, via the coding sequence ATGAGCCAATCGAAAAAAGTCGTCGTCGTCACCGGTGCATCCCAAGGTCTTGGCGCGGGTATCGTTGCGGGCTTCCGCAAGCTGGGCTATCAGGTCGTCGCAACCTCGCGTTCGATCAAACCTTCGACCGATCCGGACATCCTCACCGTAGCCGGTGACATCGCAGACCCTGCGACCGCCGAGAAAATCATTCGTGAAGGCGTGGCCCGTTTCGGCCGCATCGACACCCTGGTCAACAACGCCGGTATCTTCCTGGCCAAGCCATTTACCGCGTTCACCCATGAAGACTACGTAAACAACGTGGCCACCAACATGGGCAGCTTCTTCCACATGTCGCAACACGCCATTGCGCAGATGGAAAAACAGGGCGGTGGCGGTCACGTGGTCAGCATCACCACGTCGCTGGTCGACCATGCCATCGACGGCGTGCCTTCGGTGCTCGCATCGCTGACCAAAGGTGGCATGAACGCCGCCACCAAATCGCTGGCGATCGAATACGCCAAACGCGGCATCCGCGTGAACGCGGTCTCCCCAGGCATCATCAAGACACCGATGCACGGCGAAGAAACCCACGCTGCGCTGGGCAGCCTGCACCCGATGGGCCACATGGGCGAAGTTCAGGACATCGTCGGCGCCGTGCTGTACCTCGACAGCGCCGCCTTCGTGACAGGCGAAATCCTGCACGTCGACGGTGGCCAGAGCGCCGGTCACTGA
- a CDS encoding DsbA family oxidoreductase produces the protein MNRTVKVDFVSDVVCPWCALGATALEQAIENLAGEITVELTYKPFELNPDMPAEGEHAVKHMMRKYGRTAEEVASRNEMVIARGKALGFRFDLEKRSHFYNTFDAHRLLLWATHEGRQVPLKKALLKAYFTDGQNPSDQETLVRLAGEAGLSSERAREVLAAGEFADEVRELERFYTERGINSVPAMVLNDRQLVTGSQSVEHYETVLRQMAQEAAAA, from the coding sequence GTGAACCGTACCGTAAAGGTCGACTTCGTGTCGGATGTCGTGTGCCCGTGGTGTGCGTTGGGCGCAACGGCACTTGAGCAAGCCATAGAGAATCTCGCCGGCGAAATCACCGTCGAGCTGACGTACAAGCCCTTCGAACTGAACCCGGACATGCCGGCCGAGGGCGAGCACGCCGTCAAGCACATGATGCGCAAATATGGCCGTACCGCAGAAGAAGTCGCTTCCCGCAACGAGATGGTCATCGCCCGTGGCAAGGCACTCGGTTTTCGTTTCGACCTGGAAAAACGCAGTCACTTTTACAACACCTTCGATGCCCATCGCCTGCTGCTGTGGGCGACCCACGAAGGTCGTCAGGTCCCGCTGAAGAAAGCCCTGCTGAAGGCCTACTTCACGGACGGCCAGAACCCCAGCGATCAGGAAACGCTGGTGCGCCTGGCGGGCGAAGCCGGACTGTCCAGCGAACGCGCCCGCGAAGTGCTGGCCGCCGGTGAGTTCGCCGACGAAGTCCGTGAACTGGAACGTTTCTACACCGAACGCGGGATCAATTCTGTCCCGGCGATGGTACTGAACGATCGCCAGCTGGTGACCGGATCGCAGTCGGTCGAGCACTACGAAACCGTCCTCAGGCAGATGGCGCAAGAAGCCGCCGCCGCTTGA